In Anaerolineales bacterium, the following proteins share a genomic window:
- a CDS encoding ABC transporter permease: MKALIVAIQVEAIKLRRTLAFWMMFLAPLGIVGMTVLFDVRLAADVSGAGEDAWAVMVRDTLGFWVVLMLPMFVALESSLLAQLEHGQKMWKHLFSLPTPRWTTYLAKLIITMIIVGVSTAVLMAGIVLSGWLIQKFGIRPDFNWTSPNPSWGVAVRTALHVFILSWCMIALQTYVSMKWSSFIVALGVGSVGSMLSFILVRSVTFAQVIPWSLPFNALEPYIKQQTSLGLPLLVSLAGAFVFTMLGLWDLNTKDII; the protein is encoded by the coding sequence ATGAAAGCATTGATCGTCGCCATCCAGGTAGAGGCAATAAAATTACGCCGCACACTCGCGTTTTGGATGATGTTTTTAGCGCCATTGGGAATCGTGGGGATGACCGTCCTTTTCGATGTTCGCCTTGCGGCAGATGTTTCTGGGGCAGGCGAAGATGCTTGGGCGGTCATGGTACGCGACACGCTGGGATTCTGGGTAGTTCTTATGCTGCCGATGTTCGTCGCGCTTGAAAGTTCTCTTTTGGCGCAACTCGAACATGGTCAAAAGATGTGGAAACATCTGTTTTCTCTTCCAACCCCTCGTTGGACGACCTATCTGGCAAAATTGATTATCACCATGATCATAGTCGGCGTGTCTACGGCTGTTCTTATGGCAGGAATAGTTTTATCCGGCTGGCTTATACAGAAGTTTGGAATCCGCCCGGATTTTAACTGGACAAGTCCGAACCCCTCATGGGGCGTTGCGGTCCGCACCGCGCTGCATGTATTTATACTTTCATGGTGCATGATCGCCCTGCAGACTTATGTAAGTATGAAATGGTCAAGTTTTATAGTGGCTTTAGGGGTTGGGAGCGTTGGCTCCATGTTGTCTTTTATCCTTGTGAGGAGCGTTACATTCGCGCAAGTTATTCCTTGGTCTTTGCCCTTCAACGCGTTGGAACCTTATATCAAACAACAGACTTCGCTGGGGTTACCGCTATTGGTAAGCCTGGCTGGCGCTTTTGTTTTTACAATGCTTGGGCTATGGGATTTGAATACAAAAGACATAATCTGA
- a CDS encoding TIGR01777 family oxidoreductase, with product MNILIAGGTGFLGSTLADRLAADGHKVFILTRRKPSAPNHFQWDGIRNSGWTPIVNEVDAVLNLTGLSTAHWPWTKKRKRQFVDSRVLPGHALASAIGSAIRRPRVFLQVSGINHYGLRGDSVADESTPPADDFLAQLTVQWEESTRPLEELGVRRVVLRSAVVLDKQRGLFPLMVLPVRLFFGGRFGNGLQAFPWIHIEDYARAARFLLEDENARGPFNLISPELTSNAEFMRETCKALARPYWFHLPESLLRLTLGEMSVMLVDGRFARPNHLLEMGFKFNYGDLSGALKNLFA from the coding sequence GTGAATATATTGATCGCCGGGGGAACGGGCTTTCTCGGTTCGACCCTCGCGGACAGGCTCGCCGCAGATGGGCACAAAGTTTTCATTCTCACGCGGCGTAAACCCAGCGCGCCGAATCACTTTCAGTGGGATGGAATCAGGAACAGTGGATGGACTCCCATCGTCAACGAAGTGGACGCGGTCCTAAACCTCACCGGACTCAGTACCGCACACTGGCCCTGGACGAAAAAACGGAAGCGGCAATTTGTGGATTCACGCGTCTTACCCGGACATGCGCTTGCCTCCGCCATAGGGAGCGCCATCCGCCGTCCGCGCGTTTTTCTACAAGTCTCGGGCATCAACCACTACGGCTTACGCGGCGACTCGGTTGCGGACGAATCCACGCCGCCTGCGGATGATTTTCTCGCCCAACTTACCGTCCAATGGGAAGAGTCCACGCGCCCACTCGAAGAACTTGGCGTTCGCAGGGTGGTCCTGCGCTCGGCGGTTGTGCTGGACAAACAGCGCGGCTTGTTTCCGTTGATGGTTTTGCCCGTCCGATTATTTTTTGGCGGCAGGTTTGGGAACGGCTTGCAAGCCTTCCCGTGGATTCACATCGAAGATTATGCGCGAGCCGCGCGCTTCCTGCTTGAGGACGAAAACGCGCGCGGTCCCTTCAACCTCATTTCGCCGGAACTCACCAGCAACGCGGAATTCATGCGCGAGACTTGCAAGGCTCTTGCGCGTCCATATTGGTTCCATCTCCCAGAATCCCTGCTGAGACTGACCCTCGGCGAGATGAGCGTCATGCTCGTGGATGGGCGATTTGCCCGCCCCAACCATTTGCTGGAAATGGGATTCAAATTCAACTATGGCGATCTGAGCGGCGCGTTGAAAAATCTATTTGCATAA
- the tyrS gene encoding tyrosine--tRNA ligase, producing MNIEDQVELLMQGTDYGDEDLKKAMSAELRARLAEGRPLRVYCGYDPTSTDLHLGHTITMRKLRQFQDLGHEVTFLIGSYTALVGDPSDKNKARPILTQEQVGENSKTYAEQAFRVLDQSKTKVRYNGEWLSELSLVDLIRLGQNFTVQQFLARDNFANRLDKGEPIFLHETFYALMQGYDAVAMQTDVQVGGTDQLFNIIVAGRKLQEALGQKPLVGIITGILPGTDGVQRMSKSTGNIVPINTGAEDMYGKLMSIPDFAMGTYMRLVTRWSPQEIEKLEKDLAAGTAHPRDVKMALAREIVSIFYGEADAQSAQEAFVKLFQQKALPDEMPEFQSMPGQSVMEILLAAKLAASKSEARRLFEQKGVRLDGETIKNGAEPLPHPGVLQVGKRKFLRVK from the coding sequence ATGAACATCGAAGACCAAGTTGAATTATTGATGCAAGGCACCGATTACGGCGACGAAGACCTCAAAAAGGCGATGAGCGCCGAGTTGCGCGCCCGCCTCGCCGAAGGCAGACCTCTGCGCGTCTATTGCGGTTACGATCCCACTTCCACCGATCTGCACTTGGGACACACGATCACCATGCGGAAACTTCGCCAGTTTCAAGATTTGGGACACGAAGTAACCTTTTTGATCGGAAGTTATACCGCGCTCGTCGGCGACCCTTCGGATAAGAACAAAGCGCGCCCGATACTCACACAGGAACAAGTTGGAGAAAACTCAAAAACGTATGCCGAACAGGCATTCCGTGTGCTAGACCAATCGAAAACGAAAGTCCGCTATAACGGCGAGTGGCTGAGTGAATTATCGCTGGTGGATTTGATCCGCCTTGGACAGAACTTCACCGTGCAGCAGTTTCTGGCGCGGGATAATTTTGCGAATCGTTTGGACAAGGGCGAGCCGATCTTCCTGCATGAAACGTTTTACGCGCTGATGCAGGGATACGACGCCGTCGCGATGCAGACCGATGTGCAAGTCGGCGGGACGGATCAACTGTTCAACATCATCGTAGCGGGAAGGAAATTGCAGGAGGCGTTGGGTCAGAAGCCGCTCGTGGGCATCATCACCGGTATCTTGCCCGGCACCGACGGCGTCCAGCGGATGTCTAAATCCACCGGCAATATTGTGCCGATCAACACTGGCGCGGAGGACATGTACGGCAAGTTGATGTCCATTCCCGATTTTGCGATGGGGACGTACATGCGGCTCGTCACGCGCTGGAGTCCGCAGGAGATCGAGAAATTGGAAAAAGACCTTGCGGCAGGAACCGCTCATCCACGCGACGTGAAGATGGCGTTGGCGCGCGAGATTGTATCCATTTTCTACGGCGAAGCAGACGCCCAGTCCGCGCAAGAGGCGTTCGTCAAGTTGTTCCAGCAGAAAGCGCTGCCGGACGAAATGCCGGAGTTCCAGTCCATGCCCGGTCAGTCGGTGATGGAGATTCTTTTGGCGGCGAAGTTGGCGGCAAGTAAATCGGAGGCGCGGCGGTTGTTCGAGCAAAAAGGCGTGCGGTTGGATGGCGAGACGATCAAGAACGGCGCCGAACCCCTGCCTCACCCCGGTGTATTGCAGGTGGGAAAGAGGAAGTTCTTGCGCGTTAAATAA
- a CDS encoding SPFH domain-containing protein, translated as MAMKFHAEHGQNFTAFGRGALRGFVIKFNEMGDTPFYRRPWFYIAGWLVFLLVAYVWDIFALGGIRINEVRIFIDLFCAFPILLVIWMAFFSQFILPVHTFTDRQKIFDRLIASLFGSRGPAIFIKNGIEEKEPGEENRKGPGVLWLDSASGAVTRTATKIKQKLGPGVHFTETSETVAGTVDLHIQTHTVGPTREGEDPFADKTDEQSQDEYHQIQDRRKQVSALTRDGIEVVPTINVVFRVDTGFPNKKQPGSRFGYRAGVTSRDKREEKEDQEAIYKAVIGEGINPDYKPENPRYRAAWNQLPAALAVDVWRDYASKFKLDEFFSAEQNVPPVQPPPIEPTEEEIDPLTQAIQVGPSRDTIQTAIARILRQINLWMARSVAALEKKEKSSTPSEEPEPYTPPAPPAKNKDEQQTAFEVINEMVTARLTKQFVDHLDEFGRRVEYSPPVLSREYELLKARGLKVIKVSISNPRLNPDVNAEIIGKWEANWLKHAKAEKEQIERRRNILEATSQERAVKQYVEWLSEAIVRADPKRGEVKLALKSLLMRTRAIIVRNDQLRRTMSAELQDMEEILRWIEVNGR; from the coding sequence ATGGCAATGAAATTCCACGCGGAGCATGGACAGAATTTTACCGCCTTTGGTCGTGGCGCATTGCGCGGTTTTGTTATAAAATTCAACGAAATGGGCGACACTCCGTTTTACAGAAGGCCGTGGTTTTACATTGCCGGGTGGCTGGTTTTCCTTTTGGTCGCCTATGTTTGGGATATTTTCGCCCTCGGGGGAATACGCATCAACGAAGTGCGGATTTTCATTGATCTGTTCTGCGCCTTTCCCATCCTGCTGGTTATTTGGATGGCATTCTTCTCGCAATTTATCCTGCCGGTGCATACGTTCACCGACCGCCAGAAAATTTTCGACCGGCTGATCGCGAGCCTTTTTGGCAGCCGCGGACCGGCGATTTTCATCAAGAACGGCATCGAAGAAAAAGAACCGGGCGAGGAAAACAGGAAGGGGCCGGGGGTTCTGTGGCTCGATTCTGCCAGCGGCGCAGTGACCCGTACTGCCACAAAGATCAAGCAGAAACTCGGACCCGGCGTCCATTTCACCGAAACGAGCGAGACCGTCGCCGGCACGGTTGATCTACATATACAGACTCACACCGTCGGACCGACGCGTGAAGGTGAAGATCCATTCGCGGACAAAACGGACGAACAATCCCAAGATGAATACCACCAAATTCAGGATCGGCGCAAACAGGTCAGCGCATTGACACGCGACGGTATCGAAGTTGTTCCGACCATCAACGTGGTATTCCGCGTAGATACGGGCTTTCCAAACAAAAAACAACCTGGCTCCCGTTTTGGATATCGCGCCGGTGTCACGTCGAGGGACAAGAGGGAGGAAAAGGAAGATCAGGAAGCGATCTATAAAGCAGTCATTGGCGAGGGCATTAACCCAGATTACAAGCCTGAAAACCCGCGTTACCGTGCAGCATGGAATCAATTGCCCGCCGCGCTCGCCGTGGATGTGTGGCGGGATTACGCTTCCAAATTCAAACTGGATGAATTCTTCAGCGCGGAGCAAAATGTCCCGCCGGTGCAGCCCCCCCCAATAGAACCAACTGAAGAAGAAATTGATCCGCTCACGCAAGCGATTCAAGTGGGTCCGAGCCGCGACACAATTCAAACCGCTATCGCTAGAATCCTGCGCCAGATCAATTTGTGGATGGCGCGTAGTGTCGCCGCGTTGGAGAAAAAAGAAAAGTCATCAACGCCTTCCGAAGAACCAGAGCCTTATACGCCTCCTGCCCCTCCTGCCAAGAACAAAGACGAACAGCAGACCGCGTTCGAAGTCATCAATGAGATGGTTACGGCGCGGCTGACAAAGCAATTTGTGGATCATCTCGATGAATTCGGACGGCGGGTGGAATACAGCCCACCGGTTTTGAGTCGCGAGTATGAACTCCTAAAAGCTCGTGGTTTGAAAGTGATCAAGGTCAGCATCAGCAACCCGCGTTTGAACCCGGATGTCAACGCGGAAATCATTGGCAAATGGGAAGCCAATTGGCTCAAACACGCCAAAGCAGAGAAGGAGCAAATCGAGCGCCGTAGGAACATCCTTGAAGCCACAAGTCAGGAACGGGCAGTCAAACAGTATGTTGAATGGTTAAGCGAGGCGATCGTGCGAGCCGACCCCAAGCGCGGGGAAGTGAAACTCGCATTGAAATCCCTACTGATGAGGACGCGTGCGATCATCGTCCGCAACGATCAACTACGGCGAACCATGAGCGCTGAATTACAAGATATGGAAGAGATCCTCCGCTGGATCGAGGTCAACGGACGATGA
- a CDS encoding HNH endonuclease — MYEPVLVLNANFEPINVCTTRRAVGLLLAGKAGMVMNGRGHIRTVRELIPCPSIIRLESQIHRPRPHVKLTRREVFRRDNYTCQYCGKREGGLTVDHVIPRHLGGAHIWTNVVAACPSCNHRKGGRKVEESHMRLHTPPKEPPANAAYIFGKHLNEYREWEPYIAGW, encoded by the coding sequence ATGTACGAACCTGTGCTGGTGTTGAATGCAAATTTCGAACCGATCAACGTCTGTACGACTAGACGCGCGGTGGGTTTGCTTCTGGCTGGCAAAGCCGGGATGGTTATGAACGGGCGCGGTCATATTCGAACCGTGAGGGAACTGATCCCATGCCCTTCGATCATCCGGCTCGAAAGCCAGATCCATCGCCCGCGTCCGCACGTCAAGTTGACACGGCGCGAGGTCTTCCGTCGGGATAATTATACCTGCCAGTATTGCGGCAAGCGCGAAGGCGGGCTTACTGTTGACCACGTGATTCCCCGTCACCTCGGCGGCGCGCACATTTGGACCAACGTGGTCGCGGCGTGCCCGTCGTGCAACCATCGCAAAGGCGGGCGCAAGGTGGAGGAATCGCACATGCGTTTGCACACGCCACCCAAAGAGCCGCCCGCAAATGCCGCGTATATTTTCGGCAAACATCTCAACGAATACCGCGAGTGGGAACCGTATATCGCGGGATGGTGA
- a CDS encoding cold-shock protein yields MSERYVGTVKWFNATKGYGFIGRENGEDVFVHFSAIQSDGYRKLEAEQKVEFSVEDGPKGLQAANVVPVS; encoded by the coding sequence ATGTCAGAACGATATGTTGGTACGGTCAAGTGGTTCAATGCCACCAAGGGCTACGGCTTCATCGGCCGTGAGAATGGCGAGGATGTGTTTGTGCATTTCAGCGCCATCCAGTCCGATGGCTACCGCAAGTTGGAAGCCGAGCAGAAAGTGGAGTTTTCCGTTGAGGATGGTCCTAAAGGTCTGCAAGCCGCCAACGTGGTGCCCGTCTCGTAA
- a CDS encoding ABC transporter ATP-binding protein encodes MALANVIQTNGLTRRFHKVTAVDHVALQVPQGSIYGFLGPNGAGKTTTIRLLLRLIRPDEGTVRILGFSLPQQREAILQKVGSFVELPSLYPHLTGYENLDITRRLLGVNRHKISAVLNLVRLEKDSQRLVRGYSLGMRQRLALALALLGDPELLILDEPTNGLDPAGIQEMRALIRRLATEQGITVFISSHLLNEVEQIATHVGIVSRGKLIFQGRLDQLRAEGEAYIQIKTDQTEAASQLLIDNGFVVRRYSGNEIRLVNDLQTNSSAVTKLLVQNQIEVFQINSITPSLEEIFMRLTSEKED; translated from the coding sequence ATGGCGCTGGCAAATGTTATCCAAACGAACGGTTTGACGCGTCGTTTTCACAAAGTGACCGCAGTCGATCATGTCGCCTTGCAAGTTCCGCAGGGAAGTATTTACGGTTTTTTGGGACCAAATGGCGCAGGAAAAACTACAACTATTCGATTGCTCCTGCGCTTGATTCGTCCTGATGAAGGCACAGTTCGCATTTTGGGATTTTCTCTTCCTCAACAGCGAGAGGCGATCCTTCAGAAAGTCGGGTCGTTTGTGGAACTGCCATCGCTATATCCACACCTGACCGGTTATGAAAATCTTGACATAACCAGAAGATTGCTTGGCGTAAACCGGCATAAAATCAGCGCTGTTCTAAACCTTGTCCGTTTGGAAAAAGATTCGCAAAGATTAGTGCGGGGCTATTCTTTGGGGATGCGTCAGCGTTTGGCTTTGGCGCTTGCACTATTAGGCGACCCAGAACTTCTTATTCTCGATGAACCGACAAATGGATTGGATCCGGCGGGGATTCAAGAGATGCGGGCATTAATACGACGCCTGGCAACAGAGCAGGGAATCACCGTCTTCATATCCAGCCATTTACTCAATGAAGTGGAGCAAATTGCCACTCATGTTGGAATTGTGTCTAGGGGTAAATTGATCTTCCAAGGCAGGCTGGATCAACTTCGGGCGGAAGGTGAAGCCTATATCCAAATCAAAACCGATCAAACGGAAGCCGCTTCTCAACTCCTTATTGATAATGGCTTTGTCGTTCGGCGATACTCAGGAAATGAAATACGCCTTGTCAACGATTTGCAAACCAATTCGTCGGCGGTCACGAAGTTGTTGGTGCAGAATCAGATCGAAGTGTTTCAAATCAACAGCATCACTCCATCGCTGGAAGAAATCTTTATGCGGTTGACTTCGGAAAAGGAGGATTAA
- a CDS encoding PHP-associated domain-containing protein, with protein sequence MLRVEFHCHTIASKDSLTRPRDLVEACRRKKIDRVIVTDHNTIAGARAAQTLDPELVIVGEEILTTRGEILAAYVTEEIPARLTPQETIRRLRDQGAFISVSHPFDRFREGGWTEDDLLEILPLVDAIEVYNSRCWLPQFNREARLFAEKHNVAGTVGSDAHAAFELGRSLLRLDQFEGPEEMRGVIRSGIPQTRWSPPWIHLVSRWASFWKRVNPSLDMKIQA encoded by the coding sequence ATGCTCCGCGTGGAATTTCATTGCCATACCATCGCTTCAAAGGATTCACTGACGCGGCCGCGCGATCTGGTGGAGGCGTGCCGCCGCAAAAAGATTGACCGCGTCATCGTGACCGATCACAACACGATTGCGGGGGCGCGAGCGGCTCAAACACTGGACCCGGAGTTGGTCATCGTGGGGGAGGAGATTCTCACCACGCGGGGGGAAATCCTTGCCGCGTATGTGACCGAGGAGATTCCCGCGCGGTTAACTCCGCAAGAGACGATTCGACGGCTGAGGGATCAGGGCGCGTTTATCAGCGTGTCGCACCCTTTTGACCGGTTCCGCGAGGGCGGTTGGACGGAGGATGACTTGCTGGAAATCCTTCCGCTGGTGGATGCGATCGAGGTGTACAACTCGCGTTGCTGGCTTCCGCAGTTCAACCGCGAGGCGAGACTCTTTGCCGAGAAGCACAACGTGGCTGGCACGGTTGGCTCGGACGCGCACGCGGCGTTCGAGTTGGGGCGAAGCCTGCTGAGGTTGGACCAGTTTGAAGGTCCGGAGGAGATGCGAGGCGTCATCCGCAGTGGAATCCCGCAGACGCGCTGGTCGCCGCCGTGGATCCATCTTGTTTCGCGTTGGGCGAGTTTTTGGAAGAGGGTTAATCCAAGTCTTGACATGAAAATTCAGGCATGA